The genomic window TTGCAACATCGCTGTTCACAGTTCGGGCTCCCATCAAACGGCCTCTTATGTTGAACATTAAAGGTTATATACCTTTCCAGGCATCTACCCTCGCAGTTCAACAAAACAACCGCGTTACACGCTCGTGGTGAGCGTGGGATACAATAATAGATCACTAGCACATATAATTGTTTCTCATGCGCTGAGTGAGAGAACACGAAAGTTTACAGGAAATAGACCCAAATACTGCAAAATTTAAAAAAATATTAAATGAATTTATCTTGTCATTTTAAGAAAATATTCGAAATTTTTGAGATTAATATTCAATATCTAGAGAGACTAGAGGTCTCATGAGCGCAGATAGCATACTGACTATACTGCTGAATGACAAGGGAAGAATCAACACTTGCCCACCTGCATGAATAAGTTTCACGCGACCAAGATGACCTTGAATACTGAAAAAAAATCTCAAACCGGGTGAAGAGAAAATTTAAACGAACATATGTTATTCACGAAAACCTCTTTTTTTGCTGGCGGTTTTATCGATTAAATACGAAGGAGAAAAAATACAATATTAACAGTTATGAATTCAGATATCGGGTACCTGGTAGGAGCAGTTGGAACCTTCTTTGCTATCCTTGATCCTTTCGGCAATCTTCCTTTTTTTATTGCATATACCAAAAACATTGATCATTCTACTAGGAAGAAAACCGCCCTTACATTATCAACGTTCATTTTTTTCGCCATGGCATTCTTTCTCTTTTCAGGACAAGCGGTTCTGAATTTCTTTGCTATTTCAATACCCGCGTTTCAAATTGCTGGGGGAATTATTCTCTTCGGAGTAGGTTTATCGATGATGAGTGGAACCCACACCACCACCATGAACCAGATTATTGGCGATACAGGAACTGGAGGTTCAATCACAAATACCGAATCCATACTTCCAAAAATAATAATCCCACTTGGGATCCCACTTTATGTAGGACCTGGATCAATTGCTGCTGCAGTTCTTTTTGGCAGTAATGCACCCTCATCAATAGCATTTCTCGGTGGATTACTGATTATATTCAGTATTGTTCTGATTATCACTATTCTCAACCTCAGTTCAGATCTGCTAGTCCAGCTCCTTGGAAGGCAGGGAGTTGAGATATTAGTCAGATTGATGGGATTAATTCTGTCAGCAATCGCAGTGCAATTAACACTGGAAGGGATTACGGGAGCGATTATTCATACCATTATTCCTGCTATAAACGGAATATAAACTAAACTCAACCTTTGTTCTCACAAATTAATCCACCTTTATCAGGCGAGTTTTACAAGGTTCCTGTAAGCCTTCAGAGATTATGATTATCATCAATCACAGTAGGAAAATTAAGTTTCGTCAGATTGAGTAGCAGGAATATGTGATAAAAAAAGCGATAGGATAATTTCAATCAAATCCCTCTTATCAAAGACACACAATTTTCGGGAACTTTTTTTTGATTCCAGTAAATCTTCTCATCTATCTGGCCCAGATAATGGTCCCTACATTCTCACCGATAATTGCCCGGGTTATCATCCCTTTTTTGTGCCCATTAACGATCTGTATACATGGAATGCTACGTGACTCAAGCATAATCTCAAGGAGTTTCCGCTCAAGAACGAGATCTTCCATATCCATCTCGATTAGTTCACTTGCAGTAATCTCTGGAATCAGTTCCGCATCCGGATATTTAAGTGGATGTTTGTCATACAGACCGTCAACATTTTTAGCGAGAATACAGCGCTTGGCTCCGAGCACTTCAGCTGCCAGGAATGCACCAGTATCAGTCCTATGTGGGGGGATACCACCATTTGAGCGTTCAGATGGGTGTTCATATAGACCATATGGCGGTGTACCATGAGTTACAGGGAGTGCCCCCATTGCGAGAAGTGTTGGTAGTTCTAAAAGATCAGTTGTGTGAATTCGTTTGGCCTGCCATGGTGAAAGAAGTGTTGCCATCATGAGAGCGTTCTGTTCTGATATCTTGCTGGTTAGTTCAGCTAGAACACCAGTTGGCATCCCAAGGTCAAGTCCGATGTCCATCATATGTCGAACTCTTACTCCCCCACCGGTGATAACAAGCATCTGATGGTGTTCAGAAAGAGAACCCAGTTCTTCGACAAGAGGCAGGACCACATCACGACCGTAATCGATAATACCATGCCCGCCTATCTTAACTACATTCAGCTCAGGAAGGATTCTGACCAGAGGACGTTCTTTATACTTCTCAAATAGTTGTTTTCTGACCAGAGTCTCGCCCTGGAGTTTGTTTGGAATGTCATGTCTCTCGTGCATACGGCACCTCAATAGTATTAAGTAGATTGAAGTTATATAGATACATTTGCTGACATAACAGTTGGTATATCCAGCTGTTTGTTGTCACAAAGAATTACCAAGAGGGTGAATCAAATGAAAATTTACATAAGGGAACGTCAGAAAGTCGGGGAGGGCGTCAGACAACCACAGTTCAGAGTTGTTGCTGTTACTGGAGGACAGCTCCAGATCGAAGCGACTCACTTTAGAAAAGTTGAGATCGAAATGATCGCAAAAGATGTCGGCGCTGAACTCATATACCTTGAACAGGTTCCTGATGATCAGAAGAAGAAACACTAATTTTTTCAAAACACTTGTATCTTTGAATAATAAATAGTGAGAGAGGTATGCCAACTCTTTCGGTTGATATTTTATTTAAGGCGGCTGTACAACTATTTTTTACTGAGGAACATGCTATCAGCCTGACCTTTACTGATAAGGGAATTCGGATCAGATTTCCAACGACAAGGAGGCTGGCAGAATATCTTAACGTCCCACATTATTACATTCTTCCCTATTTTGCAATGATGGAAGAGCAGGAACTGGTTACCCGTGAAGAACGGGTAGGTATCCACACGACCAATGAGGGGTCGATGAAGATAATCAGGATCATGAAAGAAGATTTTTTCAAAGAAAGCATCCATCTTCTTGGACCAGAAATATTTGAACAGATCTGTAAACAATCAGAAAACTGAATCCATAAAAAAGATATGGCATTTTGAGGATGCTCTGATCATGCCCGATATGTGCATGGGAAGTATCCAGGGTATCTATTTTTGCAGTGAACATGCTCGTTGTTAAACGAGTACATATTGTAACACATCATGATATTTATAATTACTTAAATATTACAACAATCTTGATGAATAGAGTAGTAAAGTGTGATTATTGTAAATAAAAAATTCTTATTTTTCTAAAATTCTAAGTATGTTTTTGCGCGGACATACCTCATCTTATTATATCCTTCCATTACTCCCAAAAATTCCTTTTTTTAATTTACATTTTATCTCTTTTGAGAAATCAACTCATGTGTACAAAAATATGGATAAAATAGAATTTTTTAGATTTTGACACACAGTACGAAGAAATTGCCTACACTGCAAACATAATATAACTTAAGTTTATTTAACCATATGTTAAAATTCAATGATCTTGAAAGTTCACATGATAGTTGATGAAGATGAGTGGAAAATTTCAGGTAACCCGTTCAAGTTGGTTACTAACACTTCTAGTCTGCCTGATCTGTAGTATCGGAATAGTAACTGCAGATACAGGAACAGCAGCCGGATCTACACAAACAGTTACCGATATGACGGGCAACTCAGTTCAGATACCAGCCACAATCGACCGTGTCGCTGATTTCTGGAACGCACACAACGAAGTAGTTCTTATGCTCGGTGCCGGAGATAAACTCGTTGCTACAACGTCTCTCGTTCATGGTATGCCTCTCTTTAATAAAGTGTACCCAAGAATAGGAACCCTTCCTGCTCCGTTTGACTCAACCACTAAAGAAGTGACTGTTGAAGATGTAATTAATGCAAAACCCGATGTAGCAATCTTCTCTGATGGTATGAATAAGAGTGCAGAAAAACTCACGGAAGTCGGAATTCCTTCACTTGTATTCTACTTTACAACATTTGATGATTTGAAGAAATGCTTCCTCCTCACTGGAACTATCCTTGGTGATGGTGCTAAAGAGAAAGCTGAAAAATACAACGATTATCTGGACACAAAATTAGCGGAGATTAAAGGAGTCACTTCAAAGATACCTGAAGACAAAAAATTAAGCGTTCTCCACCTTAACAGTCTGAAACCATTACAGGCTGATGGAAATAAGACTCTTATTGACACCTGGATTAACGTTGCTGGTGGAACCAACGCTGCAGGGAAAGATCTTTCCGGAAACATGAAATCTGTGACAATTGAGCAGATACAATCATGGAATCCAGATGTAATCATCATGATGGGAACGACAAAGGATAAAGAAACAGTCATGAATGATCCACAGTGGAAAGATCTCAAGGCAGTAAAGGATGGTCACGTCTATCTCAATCCAAAGGGTGTATTCTACTGGGATCGCTATGGTGCAGAAGAAGCTCTTCAGATTCAGTGGGCAGCAAAGACATTGTACCCTGATCTCTTCAAGGACCTCGATATCAAGGATGTACTCAAGAAGTTCTACACAGAGTTCTTTGATTACAACCTGACCGATGATGATATTAATTCCATCATGAACCCAACAGAGTAAATAGGATTTTAATCCCAGATTTTTTCCTTTTTAACAAAAAAATTGATGAATAACTAAATAAACAGATTCTCAACCCTGTAGGCTGTTAAACTAAATTTTAAGGTGTGATATCTGATGAGATCACTCATTAACTGGGATGAACTCAGGAATTTAACCCGTCCATCGATTTTTTCAAAAATGAGTGATGAAGAACAGAAAAATCTGTGGAATAATGAGGCTGATTATTATAATCACCTTATAAATATGGAACATCAAGGCACTCTTAATGCCCTGCGGTGTGTCCCTATTTTACCAACAGATTCTGTTCTGGATGTAGGCTGTGGGCCTGGACGCATTACTTCACAATTAGCAAAATTGCAGGGGAAGTAACTGCACTGGATATTTCTGAAAAAATGATGAAAAAGTGCAAAGAAAAAATCGAGGGCTATCCACATGTTCAAACTATTTTAATGGATTGGAATGAAGCAGAACCAGATGTCAATCTTCTACGACATGATATTGTGATTGCTTCCAGATCAATTGCAGGAGAAGATATTAAGAAACTCTGTAGTTTCGCTAAAAAGTTTGTTGTTCTTATTGGTTGGGCAAATGCCCCAAGTATTCCAGAAATCAGAAGTGCTCTCTTTGATAGTGCTCGCAAAAGTGGGTATGTAATCAGACATATCCCCATTAATCATGACCGAAGATTGCAGTACAATCTGCAATATAATCTGGTTTATGATCTTGGATATGAACCTAATATCAACATCGTCCGGGATGGATTTGAAAGATGCTATAAGTCAAAAGATGATGCATATGCCGATCTTCAGCATTTGATATCTGATCCGGATGAACTGAATCAGGATATTTACAAAAGAAATGTCGATAAATACCTGACATATACTCCTGAATCAGGGTATCGATTCTATTTCGAGACTCGTACATTTGTCATGTGGTGGGAGACATATCCAAAACAATTCTTGAATCATGAATTTATATCGTGAGGTGTATCATAATGGAATTTAGACGATTATACGTACTATTTACAGTAATTCTGCTCTGCATTCTTGTTACAAGTGTATGTGCAGGGACGGATTCATTGAAACAATCGGGATCAACACATACAATAACTGATATGGCAGGGGCAGAAGTGACAATCCCTACCAGCATCACAAAAGTGGTGAATTTGTGGCCTGCTTCAAATTCAGTTATGCTATGTATGGGAGCTGGTGATCTGCTCGCGGGTACAATGGACATTACCAAGCAAAATTATTGGTCACAACTCGTGTATCCAAACATTGTGAATGTTCCAACTGTTTCAGATAATGCTGAAGAACTAATGAAGATAAATCCGGATCTCATAATTACTCCAAGCAAAGAAACAGCAGAGAAATTACGTGGTCTGGGACTTCCAGCGGTCTATCTGTATTTCAGCGATTACGACTCAATGAAAAAAGCGTTTACACTTCTTGGAGATATCCTCGGAGGAGATTATGTCAACAAAGCGAAAAAATGGAGTGATCTTGTAGACAGTCAGACTACCACTGTTAAATCATCTATTGGAGATATCTCTGAATCAGACCGCCCTGTTGTCTATTATATTCAAGGTCAGACAAACCAGGGATTGTATACAACATTTGCTGCTAAATCCATAATGAATGATTGGATAAGCATAGCAGGTGGAGAATTTGCTTCTAAAAAACTTGAACTTGATAAAAACGGTGCTGTAACTCCTGAAGCTATTCTTAGTTTAAATCCTGATATTATCATCATCGGAGGATTTGCAGAGCATGATCTTTACAATGAACTCATGAATTCTTCAGAATGGAAAGATATCAAGGCAGTAAAAAATAACAGAGTATATATCAATCCAAACGGGTTATTCCCATGGGAGCGGTTTGGTATGGAGAGTGCGTTACAGATCCCATTCGCTGCATCAGTGATTCATCCAGATTTGTTCAAAGTCAATCTTGTTGATGAAGTAAAAAAATTCTATACAGATTTTGTTGGTATTGATCTTACTGACAAACAGGCTCAATACATGATTGACGGGTATGGTCCAAATGGTGAGGAGTATAAGAACACAGGGTCAAGTCACCCACATTCTTAATTTTTTTCCCAGATTGAACAGTTACTTTTACTCTGACTGCGCCGGGCCAGTTCCTGACGATAAAAGTAAATTTTCATACGTCTCGATACCTTTTCTGATATCTTTTTCTGAT from Methanospirillum lacunae includes these protein-coding regions:
- a CDS encoding MarC family protein, with the protein product MNSDIGYLVGAVGTFFAILDPFGNLPFFIAYTKNIDHSTRKKTALTLSTFIFFAMAFFLFSGQAVLNFFAISIPAFQIAGGIILFGVGLSMMSGTHTTTMNQIIGDTGTGGSITNTESILPKIIIPLGIPLYVGPGSIAAAVLFGSNAPSSIAFLGGLLIIFSIVLIITILNLSSDLLVQLLGRQGVEILVRLMGLILSAIAVQLTLEGITGAIIHTIIPAINGI
- a CDS encoding class I SAM-dependent methyltransferase; this encodes MRSLINWDELRNLTRPSIFSKMSDEEQKNLWNNEADYYNHLINMEHQGTLNALRCVPILPTDSVLDVGCGPGRITSQLAKLQGK
- a CDS encoding ABC transporter substrate-binding protein yields the protein MSGKFQVTRSSWLLTLLVCLICSIGIVTADTGTAAGSTQTVTDMTGNSVQIPATIDRVADFWNAHNEVVLMLGAGDKLVATTSLVHGMPLFNKVYPRIGTLPAPFDSTTKEVTVEDVINAKPDVAIFSDGMNKSAEKLTEVGIPSLVFYFTTFDDLKKCFLLTGTILGDGAKEKAEKYNDYLDTKLAEIKGVTSKIPEDKKLSVLHLNSLKPLQADGNKTLIDTWINVAGGTNAAGKDLSGNMKSVTIEQIQSWNPDVIIMMGTTKDKETVMNDPQWKDLKAVKDGHVYLNPKGVFYWDRYGAEEALQIQWAAKTLYPDLFKDLDIKDVLKKFYTEFFDYNLTDDDINSIMNPTE
- a CDS encoding amino acid kinase family protein, with the translated sequence MHERHDIPNKLQGETLVRKQLFEKYKERPLVRILPELNVVKIGGHGIIDYGRDVVLPLVEELGSLSEHHQMLVITGGGVRVRHMMDIGLDLGMPTGVLAELTSKISEQNALMMATLLSPWQAKRIHTTDLLELPTLLAMGALPVTHGTPPYGLYEHPSERSNGGIPPHRTDTGAFLAAEVLGAKRCILAKNVDGLYDKHPLKYPDAELIPEITASELIEMDMEDLVLERKLLEIMLESRSIPCIQIVNGHKKGMITRAIIGENVGTIIWAR
- a CDS encoding helix-turn-helix domain-containing protein translates to MPTLSVDILFKAAVQLFFTEEHAISLTFTDKGIRIRFPTTRRLAEYLNVPHYYILPYFAMMEEQELVTREERVGIHTTNEGSMKIIRIMKEDFFKESIHLLGPEIFEQICKQSEN
- a CDS encoding ABC transporter substrate-binding protein, producing MEFRRLYVLFTVILLCILVTSVCAGTDSLKQSGSTHTITDMAGAEVTIPTSITKVVNLWPASNSVMLCMGAGDLLAGTMDITKQNYWSQLVYPNIVNVPTVSDNAEELMKINPDLIITPSKETAEKLRGLGLPAVYLYFSDYDSMKKAFTLLGDILGGDYVNKAKKWSDLVDSQTTTVKSSIGDISESDRPVVYYIQGQTNQGLYTTFAAKSIMNDWISIAGGEFASKKLELDKNGAVTPEAILSLNPDIIIIGGFAEHDLYNELMNSSEWKDIKAVKNNRVYINPNGLFPWERFGMESALQIPFAASVIHPDLFKVNLVDEVKKFYTDFVGIDLTDKQAQYMIDGYGPNGEEYKNTGSSHPHS